The window TCCGGGCCGTTGGAAGTTGAGGCCCGGGAGTTGGTCCGGCCTCCGTCGAAAAATTGCGCGAAGGCCGCCGGGGGACGCGTTTCTTTTCGTCCCTTTTCTTTGCGCGTCCAAAGAAAAGGGACCCGGGTCCAGGGCGGAGCGCCTGGGCCCTCTCTTTAAAAAGCCACGCTCGCCAAACCGTCCAACACTTCCCGGACGGTCACCGCCTTCAAACACATATTCCGTTCGTCGGGCGCTCGGAGACATTCGTTCTTCACACAGGGTACGCAGGGGATTTCCCGGTGTTGAATGACCCGGACGTGGGGGCCGAAGGGGCTCGTGGCGTGCACGTTGGAGGGCCCCGAGACCACCACGAGGGGCCGATCCACCGCCCAGCCCACGTGCATCAAACCCGATTCGTTGGTGAGGAGCGCCGCGCAATTTTTCAAAACGCCCGCCAGGGCGGGCAGGGTTGTCTTTCCGCAAAGGTTGCGCACCGGCCGCCGGCAGAGGGATTCCACCCGCGCCGCGACGGGGGCGTCCTCCGGGGCGCCCAAAAGAACCGCGCCGGCCCAGGACGGGGGCAACCGATTGATCGTCTCCGCAAAGCGCTCCGGATCCCAACGGCGCGCGGGCGCGCGGCTGCCCGGGGCCACCGCCAAAAGGCGGCCCGTCAGGTCGCCGGCCCACCCCCCGGGCGCGGGGGCCTCCGGGAAATACAAATCCGTCGATGGGACTTCCGCCCCTTCCTCGCCGATCAGGGCCAGATAACGCCGCACGTAATGAAAGCGCTCGTCGACGGGCACGGCCCGGGTGAGGAGGAGGCGCCGGAAATCCGAACTCCAACCGACACGTTCGGGAATGCCCGCGAGACAAGGCGCAAGGGCCGACCCGAAGGAGGGGGGGAGGATGACGGCCCGTTCGTAACGGCGCTTCTTCAGTTCCCGGGCGGTCGCCCAAGGGGACTCGCCGCGGGGGCTCACCCACACCGCGTCCACGCCGGGAGCGCCCTGGAACACCCCGGCCACCGACGGACGGCACAGGACGTCCAGGGCATGCCCTTGCGCGGCCAGGCGGCGGAGGAGCGGCGTGCACATCACCGCGTCGCCCAGCCAATTGGGCGCGCGCACAAGGATTTTCATGGGCTCATTTTAGCCCATTTTATTCCGTTGGGCCCGTTGGACCGGTTCTTTCGACCCATCCGGGGTTCCCACCGATCGGGAGAAGTCTTGGTTTTCCGCCTGGATCTTGCTAGGCTAACCCCAACACTCTTTCAGGGAGGCAATCTATGAAGAATAGCGTTTTGGCGGTGTTGGCTGTGACGGCGTTGGGTTTCGGAGCTCGGGCGGAGGAGATGGCGGCCCCGGTGTCGGTGGCGCCCGAAGTGACGGCGGCCCCGGCGGCAAGTTTGGAGCTTTTGAGCGCCGCGGTGGGCACCGGCGTGGAAAACCGGGAAATCGTGGGCGAAGGCACGACGTTTGCCGAAGGCCAAGTGGCGTGCCTCACGAAAGTCCAGACGACGGCGGCCCCGACGACCCTTCACCACGTCTACTCCG of the Elusimicrobiota bacterium genome contains:
- the waaF gene encoding lipopolysaccharide heptosyltransferase II, with amino-acid sequence MKILVRAPNWLGDAVMCTPLLRRLAAQGHALDVLCRPSVAGVFQGAPGVDAVWVSPRGESPWATARELKKRRYERAVILPPSFGSALAPCLAGIPERVGWSSDFRRLLLTRAVPVDERFHYVRRYLALIGEEGAEVPSTDLYFPEAPAPGGWAGDLTGRLLAVAPGSRAPARRWDPERFAETINRLPPSWAGAVLLGAPEDAPVAARVESLCRRPVRNLCGKTTLPALAGVLKNCAALLTNESGLMHVGWAVDRPLVVVSGPSNVHATSPFGPHVRVIQHREIPCVPCVKNECLRAPDERNMCLKAVTVREVLDGLASVAF
- a CDS encoding DUF2914 domain-containing protein; translation: MKNSVLAVLAVTALGFGARAEEMAAPVSVAPEVTAAPAASLELLSAAVGTGVENREIVGEGTTFAEGQVACLTKVQTTAAPTTLHHVYSVDGKEINDIALNVNGSPWRTWSRKTVWPGAWKVEIKDDAGAVLKSIDFEVTAAAAAMPSAQPQ